A region from the Branchiostoma floridae strain S238N-H82 chromosome 9, Bfl_VNyyK, whole genome shotgun sequence genome encodes:
- the LOC118422330 gene encoding lysine-rich arabinogalactan protein 19-like yields the protein MIGMPFNVTHVTHTRNVEEAEELIRRLMSGPPLQPTPAGPAVGQPAGDPAAPSRPSPPAASTSPQHRPQTGPPPRPASGPVAGTGPPPRPTTGPVSSAASGAPPSPQNRPQPIPRRSKVDADMESPGVEQPPASPPRPAKRASTRRPQSARLDPAAPPPPIPPRRNVQSAIFDSGSDLASQDSMESREGSVVSETGSDKVSEAGSLPTETGSLPMETGSSPTETGSLPTDELATDVALEEQVGDETAKPAPSVSAPSGPAPGPPDEPPPSEPLAGPPSGPPGGPPPPIPSRPKVMPPVPSVRPRPNKE from the exons ATGATCGGGATGCCATTCAACGTGACCCATGTGACGCACACCAG GAATGTAGAGGAGGCAGAGGAGTTGATCCGACGACTGATGAGCGGCCCTCCTCTCCAGCCAACCCCCGCTGGTCCGGCCGTAGGTCAGCCCGCCGGTGACCCCGCTGCCCCCAGCCGACCTTCGCCCCCTGCGGCGTCCACCAGTCCGCAACACCGCCCGCAGACGGGACCACCTCCCAGACCTGCCTCCGGGCCAGTAGCAGGGACCGGGCCGCCTCCACGGCCAACCACCGGGCCAGTATCTTCGGCTGCTTCAggggcgcccccctccccacagaaccGTCCGCAACCCATCCCGCGACGCTCCAAG GTCGATGCTGACATGGAATCCCCGGGGGTCGAGCAGCCCCCAGCGAGCCCACCCCGCCCAGCGAAGAGAGCCAGCACACGCCGACCCCAGAGTGCCAGGCTCGACCCAGCCGCACCGCCCCCACCCATTCCCCCACGCCGGAACGTCcagtccgccatctttgattcgGGCAGTGACCTTGCCTCACAGGATTCCATGGAGAGTCGCGAGGGTTCCGTCGTGTCTGAGACAGGGTCTGACAAGGTCAGCGAGGCGGGGTCGTTGCCGACGGAAACAGGGTCGTTACCCATGGAAACAGGGTCATCACCCACGGAAACGGGGTCATTACCTACAGATGAACTGGCCACTGATGTCGCACTAGAAGAACAAGTAGGGGACGAGACGGCCAAACCTGCACCCTCTGTTTCTGCACCGAGTGGGCCAGCGCCCGGGCCGCCAGATGAGCCACCACCAAGCGAGCCACTAGCAGGGCCACCGAGTGGGCCACCTGGGGGGCCACCTCCACCCATCCCCTCTAGGCCAAAGGTCATGCCACCTGTTCCATCTGTCAGACCAAGACCAAATAAGGAGTGA